The Oceanidesulfovibrio indonesiensis genomic sequence AAGCGGTCGTGCAGGCGATGTTCGCCCCCCTGCCAGAACTCTATTTGCTCAATCGGGATACGGAAGCCGCCCCAGAAGCTTGGCAGGGGGATTTCACCCTGCTGGAACTTCTGCTTAAGCTCCAGGAATTTACTTTCCAACACGCCGCGGGCAGTAAGG encodes the following:
- a CDS encoding pyridoxine 5'-phosphate oxidase C-terminal domain-containing protein; translated protein: LTARGVLESKFLELKQKFQQGEIPLPSFWGGFRIPIEQIEFWQGGEHRLHDRFLYQREDSGWKIDRLAP